Proteins from one Piscinibacter lacus genomic window:
- the fdhF gene encoding formate dehydrogenase subunit alpha: MNARTPDAALTEALPTVEFSLNGQTVQAREGQTIWAVAKAQGVEIPHLCHKEGLAPAGNCRACVVEVAGERTLAASCCRAVAPGMKVETESPRALKSRALVLELLLSDAGATTDVHTKASELSAWAAKAGVTESRFPAREAHYAEPDLSHPAIAVNLDACIQCTRCLRACRDIQGNDVIGLALRGPHAKISFDADAPLGESSCVACGECVQACPTGALMPARGAGLATITKQVDSVCPFCGVGCQLRLHVGPAKESEPEGAERVHYVTGLDGPANHGRLCVKGRYGFDYIHHAKRLTTPLVRRAGVKKDPADIDRVKSGELPLEALFRPASWDEALDLAAGGLKAIRDEALAAGLHGRAIPLAGFGSAKGSNEEAYLFQKLVRQGFATNNVDHCTRLCHASSVAALLEGVGSGAVSNPVADVEKAELIFLIGANPVVNHPVAATWIKNAVDRGAKLVIADPRRNALSRRAAWHLAFRPDTDVALLNGLLHVIIAEGLVDAGFIAERVRGYEALKASVAESTPERMAEICGIDADTIRAVARAFATSKGSMILWGMGVSQHVHGTDNARGLIALSMITGQIGRPGTGLHPLRGQNNVQGASDAGLIPMMLPNYQRVAEAGVRASFEQLWGEGLLPRLEAEPGLTVVEIMHAASEGKIRGIYVEGENPAMSDPDLNHARAALASLQHLVVQDIFATETAILADVILPASAHAEKWGSYTNTDRLIQPGRPATQPPGDARQDLWSIEQIGRRLGLPWAYWTAADGNGHAAAEAPVARVYEEMRQAMEPLAGVPWSRLVRENAVMTPAAREDAPGEAIVFIDRFPTDDGRAHLVPTRFAAGPEARDADYPLVLTTGRVLEHWHTGAMTRHASMLEAISPAPLVQMHPLDAAPLGIVDGATVRMATRHGAVEAIAVLTPEVQRGQVFMAFAYWEAAANRLTGDALDAVAKIPGFKVTAVQVQPAG; encoded by the coding sequence ATGAACGCCCGCACCCCCGACGCCGCGCTGACCGAAGCCCTGCCCACGGTCGAGTTCAGCCTCAACGGCCAGACCGTGCAGGCCCGCGAGGGCCAGACGATCTGGGCCGTCGCCAAGGCCCAGGGTGTGGAGATCCCGCACCTCTGCCACAAGGAAGGCCTGGCCCCCGCCGGCAACTGCCGCGCCTGCGTGGTGGAAGTCGCGGGCGAGCGCACCCTGGCCGCATCCTGCTGCCGTGCCGTGGCGCCCGGCATGAAGGTCGAGACCGAGAGCCCGCGCGCGCTCAAGTCGCGCGCCCTGGTGCTGGAGCTGCTGCTCAGCGATGCCGGCGCCACGACCGATGTGCACACCAAGGCCTCCGAGCTGAGCGCCTGGGCGGCCAAGGCCGGTGTCACCGAAAGTCGCTTCCCGGCGCGCGAGGCGCATTACGCCGAGCCCGACCTGAGCCACCCCGCCATCGCCGTGAACCTGGATGCCTGCATCCAGTGCACCCGCTGCCTGCGCGCCTGCCGCGACATCCAGGGCAATGACGTGATCGGCCTGGCCCTGCGCGGCCCGCACGCCAAGATCAGCTTCGATGCGGACGCGCCGCTCGGCGAATCGTCCTGCGTGGCCTGCGGCGAATGCGTGCAGGCCTGCCCCACCGGCGCGCTGATGCCGGCCCGCGGCGCCGGCCTGGCCACCATCACCAAGCAGGTCGATTCGGTCTGCCCCTTCTGCGGCGTCGGCTGCCAGTTGCGCCTGCATGTGGGCCCGGCCAAGGAGAGCGAGCCCGAGGGCGCCGAGCGCGTGCACTACGTGACCGGCCTGGACGGCCCGGCCAACCACGGCCGCCTGTGCGTCAAGGGCCGCTACGGCTTCGACTACATCCATCACGCCAAGCGCCTGACCACGCCGCTCGTCCGCCGTGCCGGGGTGAAGAAGGACCCGGCCGACATCGACCGCGTCAAATCCGGCGAGCTGCCGCTGGAGGCCCTGTTCCGCCCCGCGAGCTGGGACGAGGCCCTGGACCTTGCCGCCGGCGGCCTGAAGGCGATCCGCGACGAGGCCCTGGCCGCCGGCCTGCACGGCCGCGCCATCCCGCTGGCCGGCTTCGGCTCGGCCAAGGGCAGCAACGAGGAGGCCTACCTCTTTCAGAAGCTGGTCCGCCAGGGCTTCGCGACCAACAACGTCGACCACTGCACCCGGCTCTGCCATGCCAGTTCGGTCGCGGCGCTGCTGGAAGGCGTGGGCTCGGGCGCGGTCAGCAACCCGGTGGCCGATGTCGAGAAGGCCGAGCTGATCTTCCTGATCGGCGCCAACCCGGTGGTCAACCACCCGGTGGCTGCGACCTGGATCAAGAACGCGGTCGACCGCGGCGCCAAGCTGGTCATCGCCGACCCGCGCCGCAATGCCCTGAGCCGCCGCGCCGCCTGGCACCTGGCCTTCCGCCCGGACACCGACGTGGCCCTGCTCAACGGCCTGCTGCACGTGATCATTGCCGAGGGCCTGGTCGACGCCGGCTTCATCGCCGAGCGCGTGCGCGGCTACGAGGCGCTCAAGGCCTCGGTGGCCGAATCGACGCCCGAGCGCATGGCCGAGATCTGCGGCATCGACGCCGACACGATCCGCGCCGTGGCCCGCGCCTTCGCCACCAGCAAGGGCTCGATGATCCTGTGGGGCATGGGCGTCAGCCAGCATGTGCACGGCACCGACAACGCGCGCGGCCTGATCGCCCTGTCGATGATCACCGGCCAGATCGGCCGGCCCGGCACCGGCCTGCATCCCCTGCGCGGCCAGAACAATGTGCAGGGCGCGTCCGACGCGGGCCTCATCCCCATGATGCTGCCCAACTACCAGCGCGTGGCCGAGGCCGGCGTGCGCGCCAGCTTCGAGCAGCTCTGGGGCGAGGGCCTGCTGCCGCGGCTGGAGGCCGAGCCCGGCCTGACCGTGGTCGAGATCATGCACGCCGCCAGCGAGGGCAAGATCCGCGGCATCTATGTCGAGGGCGAGAACCCGGCCATGTCCGATCCCGACCTCAACCATGCCCGCGCGGCCCTGGCCAGCCTGCAGCATCTGGTGGTGCAGGACATCTTCGCGACCGAGACCGCCATCCTGGCCGACGTGATCCTGCCCGCCTCGGCCCATGCCGAGAAGTGGGGCAGCTACACCAACACCGACCGCCTGATCCAGCCCGGCCGCCCGGCCACCCAGCCGCCCGGTGATGCCCGCCAGGACCTGTGGTCCATCGAGCAGATCGGCCGCCGCCTGGGTCTGCCCTGGGCCTACTGGACGGCCGCCGACGGCAACGGCCATGCCGCGGCCGAGGCGCCGGTGGCCCGCGTCTACGAAGAGATGCGCCAGGCCATGGAGCCGCTGGCCGGCGTGCCCTGGAGCCGCCTGGTGCGCGAGAACGCGGTCATGACCCCGGCCGCGCGCGAGGATGCGCCCGGCGAAGCCATCGTCTTCATCGATCGCTTCCCGACCGACGACGGCCGGGCCCACCTGGTGCCCACCCGCTTCGCCGCCGGCCCCGAGGCCCGCGATGCCGACTACCCCCTGGTGCTGACCACCGGCCGCGTGCTGGAGCACTGGCACACCGGCGCCATGACACGCCACGCCAGCATGCTG